One Catenulispora sp. MAP5-51 DNA window includes the following coding sequences:
- a CDS encoding LacI family DNA-binding transcriptional regulator, which yields MSSRLDDIARQAGVSKATVSRVLNERPGVSPQLRKAVLTALDVLGYERPSRLRPRSAGLVGLLLPELESPIYPLCAQVIETNLSRQGFTPVLCSQTPEGAGEDEYVGMLLDRGVSGVIFVSGMHADSGQDHSRYRDLVAQRLPLVFVNGFIPNLEAPFISCDDRAAGELAVAHLAELGHRRIGLLLSSDRHIPARRQLSGYRTAMETGFGAGGYDPDLVDISFPGVEGGYAGASRLLQRNVTAIVCGSDMMALGAIRALRQHHKRVPEDVSVIGYDDSVLMGYTDPPLTTVRQPVLSMGVAAARTLIDQIRGVTIRKTESLFFPELVVRASTGPLAET from the coding sequence ATGTCTTCTCGACTCGACGACATAGCCCGCCAGGCCGGGGTCAGCAAAGCCACGGTCTCCCGCGTGCTCAACGAGCGTCCCGGTGTCAGTCCCCAGCTGCGCAAGGCGGTGCTGACCGCCCTTGACGTCCTGGGCTACGAACGCCCCTCCCGCCTGCGCCCGCGCAGCGCCGGCCTGGTCGGCCTGCTCCTGCCGGAGCTGGAGAGCCCGATCTACCCGCTGTGCGCGCAGGTCATCGAGACCAACCTGTCCCGGCAGGGCTTCACGCCGGTGCTGTGCTCCCAGACGCCTGAGGGCGCGGGGGAGGACGAGTACGTCGGCATGCTGCTGGACCGCGGCGTCTCCGGCGTCATCTTCGTCTCCGGCATGCACGCCGACTCCGGCCAGGACCACTCCCGCTACCGGGACCTGGTGGCCCAGCGGCTGCCCCTGGTGTTCGTCAACGGCTTCATCCCGAACCTGGAGGCGCCGTTCATCTCCTGCGACGACCGCGCCGCCGGCGAGCTGGCCGTGGCGCACCTGGCCGAGCTCGGGCACCGCCGCATCGGGCTGCTGCTGTCCTCCGACCGGCACATCCCGGCCCGCCGGCAGCTGTCCGGCTACCGCACCGCGATGGAGACCGGCTTCGGCGCCGGCGGCTACGACCCGGACCTGGTGGACATCTCCTTCCCCGGCGTCGAGGGCGGGTACGCCGGGGCTTCCAGGCTGTTGCAGCGCAACGTCACGGCCATCGTCTGCGGCTCGGACATGATGGCGCTGGGTGCGATCAGAGCGCTGAGGCAACACCACAAGCGGGTCCCGGAGGACGTTTCCGTGATCGGTTACGACGATTCGGTCCTCATGGGCTACACCGATCCGCCGCTGACCACCGTGCGCCAGCCGGTGCTGTCGATGGGCGTCGCCGCAGCCCGGACGCTGATCGACCAGATCCGCGGGGTCACCATCCGCAAGACCGAGTCGCTGTTCTTCCCGGAGTTGGTCGTGCGGGCCTCCACGGGGCCTCTTGCAGAAACGTAG
- a CDS encoding extracellular solute-binding protein, whose product MTTAAVAVVAAALSLTGCSSSASKSASSSSSTPTASSASSSSSSAAAAPSSSSSAPPVRDPNTDLVIWTDAQRAPVLQQFAQSFAAANGISVSVQPVATDLQSAYVTATAAGKGPDIVVGATDWIGNLVQNGAIAPLPLTAGQKGSFEATALNAVTYNGQVYGVPYATENLALITNTGEAAANPATFEDMVANGQAAVKAGKASEALAMQIGQQGDPYTAQPLMGSAGGSIFGTKADGSYDPAQVGVDGTGAKAFAAQLAKYGEKGQNVFKRSIDANNAVSLFTSGKSPYLISGPWALEQVRKAGLKYAISPVPGFAGMGPSQPFVGVQAFYVSAKAKNTAIAQEFTLNYLTKKDVEEALYKVDPRAPALTEAYNDVSKTDPDIAAFQAAAAHGVVLPQIPAMSAVWGPLGIAEAAIVGGADPNTSMTNAATQIKAAIAKG is encoded by the coding sequence TTGACGACCGCCGCTGTCGCGGTCGTAGCGGCAGCTCTTTCCCTGACCGGCTGCTCGAGCTCGGCCTCGAAGTCCGCCTCGAGTTCGAGCTCCACGCCGACCGCGTCGTCTGCGTCGTCCTCCAGCTCCTCCGCGGCGGCTGCGCCGTCCTCGTCCTCCAGCGCGCCGCCGGTCCGCGACCCCAACACGGACCTGGTGATCTGGACCGACGCCCAGCGTGCCCCGGTGCTCCAGCAGTTCGCACAGAGCTTCGCCGCCGCCAACGGCATATCGGTGAGCGTCCAGCCGGTGGCCACCGACCTGCAGTCGGCGTACGTCACCGCCACCGCCGCCGGCAAGGGCCCGGACATCGTGGTCGGCGCCACCGACTGGATCGGCAACCTGGTACAGAACGGCGCCATCGCGCCGCTGCCGCTGACCGCCGGGCAGAAGGGCTCCTTCGAGGCCACCGCGCTGAACGCCGTCACCTACAACGGCCAGGTCTACGGCGTGCCCTACGCGACGGAGAACCTCGCGCTGATCACCAACACCGGCGAGGCCGCGGCGAACCCGGCGACGTTCGAGGACATGGTGGCCAACGGCCAGGCCGCGGTGAAGGCCGGCAAGGCCTCCGAGGCGCTGGCGATGCAGATCGGCCAGCAGGGCGACCCCTACACCGCGCAGCCGCTGATGGGCTCGGCCGGCGGCTCCATCTTCGGCACCAAGGCCGACGGCAGCTACGACCCCGCGCAGGTGGGCGTCGACGGCACCGGCGCCAAGGCGTTCGCCGCGCAGCTGGCCAAGTACGGCGAGAAGGGCCAGAACGTCTTCAAGCGCTCCATCGACGCCAACAACGCGGTGTCGCTGTTCACCTCCGGCAAGTCCCCGTACCTGATCTCCGGCCCCTGGGCCCTGGAGCAGGTCCGCAAGGCCGGCCTGAAGTACGCGATCAGCCCGGTCCCCGGCTTCGCCGGCATGGGCCCCTCGCAGCCGTTCGTCGGCGTGCAGGCCTTCTACGTCTCGGCCAAGGCCAAGAACACCGCGATCGCGCAGGAGTTCACGCTGAACTACCTGACCAAGAAGGACGTCGAGGAAGCCCTTTACAAGGTCGACCCGCGCGCGCCGGCCCTGACCGAGGCCTACAACGACGTGTCCAAGACCGACCCGGACATCGCCGCCTTCCAGGCCGCGGCCGCGCACGGCGTGGTGCTCCCGCAGATCCCCGCGATGTCCGCGGTGTGGGGCCCGCTCGGGATCGCCGAGGCCGCGATCGTCGGCGGCGCGGACCCGAACACGTCGATGACGAACGCCGCGACGCAGATCAAGGCCGCCATCGCCAAGGGCTAG
- a CDS encoding ABC transporter permease subunit, whose translation MTAAPYERAARLSWPRVVFVGLVAAFAVLTIPTLVDKHSWTGVAISVAVTAILAYVYLTPKRIAARFLVPGTILLLAFQVYPVAYTITTAFTNYGDGHRLSQSQAVAQIEADSVLEQPGAQRYELSVATKTTDTSGAFVFFLTDPNGKVERGDASGLTPVPDSQVTKDQFTGKVTTAAGWHILTGIQVNGLGQRLSTFAVPTSGGFIKSVGLSEAYIGQFTMKYDAAAHTMTDTRTSTVYKASGGEFKAADGSGKTLPIGWKVGVGFKNFTSVLTDAAIRGPFLRVLIWTIAFAVLSVLTTFALGLLLAVVMDHPRMRGRKLYSSLLLLPYAMPAFITTLVWSSMYNKDFGLLNKLFGTHIDWLGSPWAARGSVLLTNLWLGFPYMFLVCAGLLQAVPQELKEVARVDGASAVRVFRSVTMPTVLIGAMPLLIASFGYNFNNFNLIRLLTDGGPYPSGSSTAGDTDILISYTYRLAFGGQGAQYGLASAISFLIFVLVGLITYGGFRQTRQLEEVYAR comes from the coding sequence ATGACTGCAGCCCCCTATGAGCGCGCCGCGCGCTTGTCGTGGCCGCGGGTCGTCTTCGTCGGGCTGGTCGCGGCCTTCGCGGTCCTCACGATCCCGACGCTGGTCGACAAGCACTCGTGGACCGGGGTGGCGATCAGCGTCGCGGTCACCGCGATCCTGGCCTACGTCTACCTGACCCCGAAGCGGATAGCCGCCCGGTTCCTGGTGCCCGGCACCATCTTGCTGCTGGCGTTCCAGGTCTACCCGGTCGCCTACACGATCACGACCGCCTTCACCAACTACGGCGACGGACACCGGCTGAGCCAGTCCCAGGCCGTGGCGCAGATCGAGGCCGACTCCGTGCTGGAGCAGCCCGGCGCGCAGCGCTACGAGCTGTCGGTGGCGACCAAGACCACTGATACCTCCGGCGCCTTCGTCTTCTTCCTCACCGACCCGAACGGCAAGGTCGAGCGCGGCGACGCCTCCGGCCTCACCCCGGTGCCGGACTCGCAGGTCACCAAGGACCAGTTCACCGGCAAGGTGACGACCGCGGCCGGCTGGCACATCCTGACCGGCATCCAGGTCAACGGCCTGGGCCAGCGGCTGTCGACCTTCGCGGTGCCGACCTCCGGCGGCTTCATCAAGTCCGTGGGCCTGTCGGAGGCGTACATCGGCCAGTTCACGATGAAGTACGACGCCGCCGCGCACACCATGACGGACACCCGGACCAGCACCGTCTATAAGGCCTCCGGCGGGGAGTTCAAAGCGGCCGACGGCTCCGGCAAGACGCTGCCGATCGGCTGGAAGGTCGGCGTCGGGTTCAAGAACTTCACCTCGGTGCTGACCGACGCGGCCATCCGCGGGCCGTTCCTGAGGGTCCTGATATGGACGATCGCCTTCGCCGTCCTGTCGGTGCTCACCACGTTCGCCCTGGGGCTGCTGCTCGCGGTGGTCATGGACCATCCGCGGATGCGAGGCCGCAAGCTCTACAGCTCCCTGCTCCTGCTGCCCTACGCGATGCCGGCGTTCATCACCACGCTGGTCTGGTCGAGTATGTACAACAAGGACTTCGGCCTGCTGAACAAGCTGTTCGGCACGCACATCGACTGGCTCGGCAGCCCGTGGGCCGCGCGCGGCTCGGTGCTGCTGACCAACCTGTGGCTCGGCTTCCCCTACATGTTCCTGGTCTGCGCGGGCCTGTTGCAGGCGGTGCCGCAGGAGCTGAAGGAGGTCGCACGGGTCGACGGCGCCTCGGCGGTCCGGGTGTTCCGCTCGGTCACCATGCCCACGGTGCTCATCGGCGCGATGCCGCTGCTGATCGCCTCCTTCGGCTACAACTTCAACAACTTCAACCTGATCCGGCTGCTGACCGACGGCGGTCCCTATCCCTCCGGCAGTTCCACGGCCGGCGACACGGACATCCTGATCAGCTACACCTACCGGCTGGCGTTCGGCGGGCAGGGCGCGCAGTACGGCCTGGCCTCGGCGATCTCGTTCCTGATCTTCGTGCTGGTCGGCCTGATCACCTACGGCGGCTTCCGGCAGACCCGGCAGCTGGAGGAGGTGTACGCGCGATGA
- a CDS encoding sugar ABC transporter permease yields MREHLWWRHLIGLAALVFALVPILFLISAALNPIGTLSTTSLLPSGASFSNFSKLFHDPNSPYVRWYVNTLVICGVSAVLNVLIGVSGAYAFSRLRFRGRRPGLTGIMLVQMFPNFISLTALYLTFISIGGVLPAFGLNTSLGLILVYLGGAMGVNTWLLKGYLDTIPKELDESARIDGATETQVFFKVVLPLARPMLVVVGLFSFVSFLNEILLAGVFLTDTTHKTLAVGLYGLVSGNHNTDYGEFAAGSLLAGIPVVLIYLYLQKYLVKGLTAGAVKG; encoded by the coding sequence ATGAGAGAGCATCTGTGGTGGCGCCACCTGATAGGCCTGGCGGCCCTGGTCTTCGCGCTCGTCCCGATCCTGTTCCTGATCTCCGCGGCGCTGAACCCCATCGGCACGCTGTCCACGACCTCGCTGCTGCCCAGCGGCGCCAGCTTCTCCAACTTCAGCAAGCTGTTCCACGATCCGAACTCGCCGTATGTCCGGTGGTATGTCAATACTCTGGTGATCTGCGGGGTCTCGGCGGTCCTCAATGTCCTGATCGGCGTGAGCGGTGCGTATGCCTTCTCCCGGCTGCGCTTCCGGGGGCGGCGGCCCGGGCTCACCGGGATCATGCTCGTCCAGATGTTCCCCAACTTCATCTCGCTGACCGCGCTGTACCTGACGTTCATCAGCATCGGCGGGGTGCTGCCGGCCTTCGGCCTGAACACCTCGCTGGGTCTGATCCTGGTCTACCTCGGCGGCGCGATGGGCGTGAACACCTGGCTGCTCAAGGGCTATCTCGACACCATCCCGAAGGAGCTCGACGAGTCCGCGCGCATCGACGGCGCCACCGAGACGCAGGTGTTCTTCAAGGTGGTCCTGCCGCTGGCGCGGCCGATGCTGGTGGTCGTCGGGCTGTTCTCGTTCGTGTCGTTCCTCAACGAGATCCTGCTGGCCGGGGTGTTCCTCACCGACACCACCCACAAGACGCTGGCCGTCGGCCTGTACGGCCTGGTCTCCGGCAACCACAACACCGACTACGGCGAGTTCGCCGCCGGGTCGCTGCTCGCCGGTATTCCTGTCGTCCTGATCTACCTCTACCTGCAGAAGTATCTCGTCAAGGGCTTGACGGCAGGCGCCGTCAAGGGCTGA
- a CDS encoding alpha-amylase family glycosyl hydrolase produces the protein MHRRRRLLFAGTAVSLAAATAVTVAATPSQATPMRSATAATTTVNTASAATAALSSTPVSTGDMTSDVIYQLLTDRFYDGDTSNDNPSSSPNLNDSSHNNWQEYWGGDFAGVTAKMQYLSDLGVGAIWISPPVQNVNVPVPDSTTGATTAGYHGYWGMDFYTPEPHFGQWADFDAMVAAAHAKGIKVIMDWAVNDTNPEDTSNPNYGAGGALKQNGTTLSTYDNDPNGYFHHNGGVADYNNLYDVEYQNLFNLADLAQENPAVTNYVQGAVDTWLGHGVDGIRMDAVKHMPGGWLKGYVDHIENSHSVFMYGEWADPSTAALWPNEVKFANTDGQSLENFDLNTAERDVFADNANMSELDSELSRQQSSINWSNDLVDFVDSQDENRFLSINNNTTLLDQATVVNMTVPGIPSVYYGDENYLHNDTTNSFGQVGGDPYNRPMVSSFAENSRNFGITQKLAALRKSNPALRYGSSTQRWINNDVYVYERKFYNDTVLVAVNKSTSATYPLTSLNTALPAGSYNDVLGGALGGGTLTVTAGTGGNNPTGAYTLNPGQAAVWSYTAPAGSTPQVGNIGPTIGHSGDVVAVTGTDFGTTAGTATVGGVAATVKYWSNTEVDLAIPSGAAAGLDQVVLTSSGSVAGNGISYHVESGTQVPVTFTVTGTSTSPGDEIYLAGDDDELGNWSTDTSVAIGPLLDPNYPTWFSLASVPAGANIQFKFFIKHTDGTVTWEGGSNHTYTVPSSGTGNVTVAW, from the coding sequence ATGCACAGACGCCGCAGACTCTTATTCGCCGGCACGGCGGTGAGCCTGGCCGCGGCCACCGCGGTGACCGTCGCCGCGACCCCCAGTCAGGCCACCCCGATGCGGTCCGCCACCGCCGCCACCACCACAGTCAATACGGCCAGCGCCGCCACCGCCGCGCTGAGCTCGACGCCGGTCAGCACCGGCGACATGACCTCCGACGTGATCTACCAGCTGTTGACCGACCGCTTCTACGACGGCGACACCAGCAACGACAACCCGTCGTCCTCGCCGAACCTGAACGACTCCAGCCACAACAACTGGCAGGAGTACTGGGGCGGCGACTTCGCCGGCGTCACCGCGAAGATGCAGTACCTGTCGGACCTCGGCGTCGGCGCCATCTGGATCTCGCCGCCGGTGCAGAACGTCAACGTGCCGGTCCCGGACTCCACGACCGGAGCCACGACCGCGGGCTACCACGGTTACTGGGGCATGGATTTCTACACCCCCGAGCCGCACTTCGGGCAGTGGGCGGACTTCGACGCCATGGTGGCCGCGGCGCACGCCAAGGGCATCAAGGTGATCATGGACTGGGCGGTCAACGACACCAACCCCGAGGACACCAGCAACCCGAACTACGGGGCCGGCGGCGCGCTGAAGCAGAACGGGACCACGCTGTCGACGTACGACAACGACCCGAACGGCTACTTCCACCACAACGGCGGCGTCGCGGACTACAACAACCTGTACGACGTCGAGTACCAGAACCTGTTCAACCTGGCCGACCTGGCGCAGGAGAACCCGGCGGTCACGAACTACGTGCAGGGCGCCGTCGACACCTGGCTCGGCCACGGCGTGGACGGCATCCGCATGGACGCCGTGAAGCACATGCCCGGCGGCTGGCTCAAGGGCTACGTCGACCACATCGAGAACTCGCACAGCGTGTTCATGTACGGCGAGTGGGCCGACCCGAGCACCGCGGCGCTGTGGCCGAACGAGGTGAAGTTCGCCAACACCGACGGGCAGTCGCTGGAGAACTTCGACCTGAACACCGCTGAGCGCGACGTGTTCGCCGACAACGCCAACATGTCCGAGCTGGACTCCGAGCTCAGCCGCCAGCAGAGTTCGATCAACTGGTCGAACGACCTGGTGGACTTCGTCGACAGCCAGGACGAGAACCGCTTCTTGTCCATCAACAACAACACCACGCTCCTGGACCAGGCGACCGTGGTGAACATGACCGTGCCGGGCATCCCGTCGGTGTACTACGGCGACGAGAACTACCTGCACAACGACACCACGAACTCCTTCGGCCAGGTCGGCGGCGACCCCTACAACCGGCCGATGGTCAGCTCGTTCGCGGAGAACAGCCGCAACTTCGGCATCACCCAGAAGCTGGCCGCCCTGCGCAAGAGCAACCCCGCCCTGCGCTACGGCAGCTCGACGCAGCGCTGGATCAACAACGACGTGTACGTGTACGAACGCAAGTTCTACAACGACACGGTCCTGGTCGCGGTGAACAAGAGCACGTCGGCGACCTACCCGTTGACCAGCCTGAACACCGCGCTGCCGGCCGGCAGCTACAACGACGTGCTCGGCGGCGCCCTCGGCGGCGGCACCCTGACCGTCACCGCGGGCACCGGCGGCAACAACCCGACCGGGGCCTACACGCTGAACCCGGGCCAGGCCGCGGTGTGGTCGTACACCGCCCCGGCGGGCTCCACCCCGCAGGTCGGCAACATCGGCCCGACCATCGGCCACAGCGGCGACGTCGTCGCCGTCACCGGCACCGACTTCGGGACCACCGCCGGCACCGCCACGGTCGGCGGCGTCGCGGCGACGGTGAAGTACTGGTCGAACACCGAGGTGGACCTGGCGATCCCGTCGGGCGCCGCCGCCGGACTGGACCAGGTGGTCCTCACGTCCTCTGGAAGCGTTGCCGGCAACGGAATCTCGTACCACGTGGAGTCGGGGACACAGGTCCCTGTGACGTTCACCGTGACCGGCACCTCGACCTCGCCCGGTGACGAGATCTACCTGGCCGGCGACGACGACGAACTGGGCAACTGGAGCACCGACACCTCGGTCGCGATCGGGCCGCTGCTCGACCCGAACTACCCGACGTGGTTCTCCCTGGCCAGCGTCCCGGCCGGGGCGAACATCCAGTTCAAGTTCTTCATCAAGCACACGGACGGGACGGTCACCTGGGAGGGCGGATCGAACCACACGTATACCGTTCCGAGCTCCGGGACGGGGAACGTGACGGTCGCTTGGTGA
- a CDS encoding alpha/beta hydrolase-fold protein has protein sequence MSGRPSLRKRPAILLALVLALVGATAAAARPRHELKFDVSFPAATRAAPADGRAFVIVSTTANSDPRDQIDIVNGAPFWGRDVEGLKPGRAVTLDSGASTYGYPMATLDQLPPGRYYVQAFFTVYDTFHRGDGSTVQMHMPCGDGQNMFDSPRNMYSTPQWITITGNENKPLKLTLDHVITPADPIPAGGTCQQGNPADSQHVKHIKILSPALTKFWGTPIYVGANVLLPQGYDDPKNANVRYPVEYHFAHYTENAPHGFKEDGSNAFSQYWLNPGSPKFISIEVREENPFYDSSYIVDSPNVGPYGTATTKELIPALDARFRTIAAPWARVTSGGSTGGWEALASLVFNPDVFGGTFAGYPDPVDFHRHQIVDVYDDANAYNTLRQFDYPTQRPDDRTTTGDTVYDMAQENLWELALGDHDRSGGAWAIWEAVYGPQGKDGYPALVWDKRTGAIDHTVAAQWKPKDLDAKLAAQWPALGPQLQGEIHMYVGDMDTYFLNDAVELLQKNLDAQTSPPADATFTYGREKPHGWSPYTDAQWFGVYAAYIASKAPAGTDISGWHGNATTKAAAIATVRAMLPESMDGGVIDQTDVKLGPSR, from the coding sequence ATGTCTGGTCGGCCGTCCCTGAGAAAACGTCCCGCCATCCTGCTGGCTCTGGTGCTGGCCCTGGTCGGCGCCACCGCTGCCGCCGCCCGGCCGCGGCACGAGCTGAAGTTCGACGTCTCCTTCCCCGCCGCCACCCGGGCCGCGCCGGCCGACGGCCGGGCTTTCGTGATCGTGTCCACCACCGCGAACTCCGATCCGCGGGACCAGATCGACATCGTCAACGGCGCGCCGTTCTGGGGCCGGGACGTCGAGGGGCTCAAGCCCGGGCGCGCGGTGACCCTGGACTCCGGCGCCTCGACGTACGGCTACCCGATGGCCACGCTCGACCAGCTGCCGCCGGGCCGGTACTACGTCCAGGCGTTCTTCACCGTCTACGACACCTTCCACCGCGGCGACGGCTCGACCGTCCAGATGCACATGCCCTGCGGCGACGGACAGAACATGTTCGACTCGCCGCGGAACATGTACAGCACACCGCAGTGGATCACCATCACCGGCAATGAGAACAAGCCGCTGAAGCTGACGCTGGACCACGTCATCACCCCGGCCGACCCGATCCCCGCCGGCGGCACCTGCCAGCAGGGCAACCCGGCCGACAGCCAGCACGTGAAGCACATCAAGATCCTGAGCCCGGCCCTGACGAAGTTCTGGGGCACGCCGATCTACGTCGGCGCCAACGTGCTGCTGCCGCAGGGCTACGACGATCCGAAGAACGCGAACGTCCGCTACCCGGTGGAGTACCACTTCGCGCACTACACCGAGAACGCGCCGCACGGCTTCAAGGAGGACGGCAGCAACGCCTTCTCCCAGTACTGGTTGAACCCGGGCTCACCGAAGTTCATCAGCATCGAGGTGCGCGAGGAGAACCCCTTCTACGACTCCTCCTACATCGTCGACTCCCCCAACGTCGGCCCCTACGGCACCGCCACCACCAAGGAGCTGATCCCGGCGCTGGACGCCCGGTTCCGCACGATCGCCGCGCCCTGGGCCCGCGTCACCTCCGGCGGCTCGACAGGCGGCTGGGAGGCGCTGGCCTCGCTGGTGTTCAACCCCGACGTCTTCGGCGGCACCTTCGCCGGCTACCCCGACCCGGTGGACTTCCACCGCCACCAGATCGTCGACGTCTACGACGACGCCAACGCCTACAACACCCTGCGCCAGTTCGACTACCCGACCCAGCGCCCCGACGACCGCACCACCACCGGCGACACCGTCTACGACATGGCCCAGGAGAACCTCTGGGAGCTGGCCCTGGGCGACCACGACCGAAGCGGCGGCGCCTGGGCGATCTGGGAGGCGGTCTACGGCCCGCAGGGCAAGGACGGCTACCCGGCCCTGGTGTGGGACAAGCGCACCGGCGCGATCGACCACACCGTGGCCGCGCAGTGGAAGCCGAAGGACCTGGACGCGAAGCTGGCGGCGCAGTGGCCGGCACTGGGACCGCAGCTGCAAGGCGAGATCCACATGTACGTCGGCGACATGGACACGTACTTCCTGAACGACGCGGTGGAACTGCTGCAGAAGAACCTCGACGCGCAGACCTCGCCGCCGGCCGACGCGACGTTCACCTACGGCCGCGAGAAGCCGCACGGCTGGTCGCCGTACACCGACGCGCAGTGGTTCGGGGTGTACGCGGCCTACATCGCCTCGAAGGCGCCGGCCGGGACGGACATCTCGGGGTGGCACGGAAATGCGACGACGAAGGCGGCGGCCATCGCCACGGTGCGCGCGATGCTGCCGGAATCGATGGACGGCGGAGTCATCGACCAGACGGATGTGAAGCTCGGTCCGTCGCGATGA
- a CDS encoding condensation domain-containing protein has protein sequence MRGGIGEAHEPTGEQWLDRDAGRTVDLAGNQARDGIDVAQEPTGEQWLVQDAGGAVDVVATRRRHADFLAGTWLPGLGSGVADRAEPRPVRRLRVAFAGAGSGRAGLTWGQRDIWATMLRQRNWLPLGGRRPLAPGTSLEDVAAELAYLHGRYQSMRTRLAVDEHGVCQEVAPSGETFLEVFDTATNQDPEALAERVEAVYRRRPYDLRTEWPVRMAVVRAGGTCTHLVVLMHHLALDAGGAAVMVREVAVRESAEPDGMQPLEQAAWQSSQAGLRHSDRALRYFAEALDRLAAGPAPALRPGPRRPRHWCGQLVSPALASAVAAVAARCAVDDSAVLTAVTATAFARLAGTDRVLMRPRVGNRFRPALGGAVCFVAQSGLLVLELGGATFDEAVDRARGATMAAMKNAYFDPRALETLIGHYAADHGRCPAVALFFNDRHGTGSGTGSGVGPGADYASAFTWTHRGPEPTEPLSVTIDDAGGALAVALHFDTHTVAPETIEELAWGIERAAVEAAADGDAPTGVGRTPDRRAP, from the coding sequence GTGCGCGGCGGCATCGGCGAGGCACACGAGCCGACCGGCGAGCAGTGGCTGGACCGGGACGCCGGCAGGACCGTCGATCTCGCGGGGAACCAAGCGCGCGACGGCATCGACGTGGCGCAGGAGCCGACCGGCGAGCAGTGGCTGGTCCAGGACGCCGGCGGGGCCGTCGACGTCGTCGCCACGCGGCGGCGGCACGCGGACTTCCTGGCCGGCACCTGGCTGCCGGGCCTGGGCAGCGGGGTCGCGGACCGGGCCGAGCCGCGGCCGGTGCGTCGGCTGCGCGTGGCATTCGCCGGAGCGGGGTCCGGGCGGGCCGGGCTGACCTGGGGCCAGCGGGATATCTGGGCGACCATGCTGCGTCAGCGCAACTGGTTGCCGCTGGGCGGGCGGCGGCCTTTGGCTCCGGGGACTTCGCTGGAGGACGTCGCCGCGGAGTTGGCCTATCTGCACGGCCGCTACCAATCGATGCGCACCCGGCTCGCCGTCGACGAGCACGGCGTGTGCCAGGAGGTGGCGCCGTCGGGCGAGACGTTTCTGGAAGTCTTCGATACCGCGACGAATCAGGATCCTGAGGCACTGGCCGAACGCGTCGAGGCCGTCTACCGCCGCCGCCCCTACGACCTGCGGACCGAATGGCCGGTGCGGATGGCGGTCGTGCGGGCGGGCGGCACCTGCACACATCTGGTCGTCCTCATGCACCACCTCGCGCTCGATGCCGGAGGCGCGGCGGTGATGGTCCGCGAGGTGGCTGTGCGCGAATCCGCCGAACCGGACGGCATGCAGCCGCTGGAGCAGGCGGCTTGGCAGTCCTCGCAGGCCGGGCTGCGGCACAGCGACAGGGCTCTGCGGTACTTCGCCGAGGCCCTGGACCGGCTGGCGGCCGGCCCGGCCCCGGCACTGCGTCCCGGACCGCGCCGCCCGCGGCACTGGTGCGGGCAGCTGGTCTCCCCCGCGTTGGCCTCGGCGGTGGCGGCGGTCGCGGCGCGGTGCGCGGTGGACGACTCCGCCGTGCTCACCGCCGTCACCGCGACCGCGTTCGCCCGGCTGGCCGGCACCGACCGGGTGCTGATGCGCCCCCGGGTCGGCAACCGGTTCCGGCCGGCGTTGGGCGGCGCCGTGTGCTTCGTGGCGCAGAGTGGGCTGCTGGTGCTGGAACTCGGCGGCGCGACGTTCGACGAGGCCGTGGACCGCGCTCGCGGCGCCACGATGGCCGCGATGAAGAACGCCTACTTCGATCCGCGGGCGCTGGAGACGCTGATCGGCCACTACGCCGCCGACCACGGCCGCTGCCCGGCGGTGGCGCTGTTCTTCAACGACCGGCACGGCACCGGATCAGGCACCGGATCAGGCGTCGGACCGGGCGCCGACTACGCGAGCGCGTTCACCTGGACGCACCGGGGCCCGGAACCCACCGAGCCGCTGTCGGTGACGATCGACGACGCCGGAGGCGCGCTGGCCGTGGCGCTGCACTTCGACACGCACACCGTCGCGCCGGAGACGATCGAGGAGTTGGCCTGGGGCATCGAGCGTGCGGCGGTGGAGGCCGCGGCCGACGGGGACGCGCCGACGGGTGTGGGGCGGACACCGGATCGTCGGGCACCGTAA